In a genomic window of Methanomassiliicoccus sp.:
- a CDS encoding PadR family transcriptional regulator, with protein MDAIEGLDYKEVNEAFNLSSFHAGFLKLAILKLVSQRPLHGYALMKEIERMSEGTWRPSPGSIYPALQDLLGSGYIAQQLEGRKRIYTITPHGDTVLRFALDHLRVSIRNLGNLLEYQTQSE; from the coding sequence ATGGACGCGATAGAAGGGCTGGACTACAAGGAGGTCAACGAGGCCTTCAATCTTTCCAGCTTCCATGCTGGATTTCTCAAGCTGGCCATCCTTAAGCTGGTGTCCCAGAGACCCTTGCACGGCTACGCCTTAATGAAGGAGATCGAGCGGATGAGCGAGGGGACCTGGAGGCCCAGCCCCGGTTCGATCTACCCGGCCCTTCAGGACCTTCTGGGCTCCGGATACATCGCCCAGCAACTGGAGGGTCGCAAGCGGATCTATACCATCACCCCTCACGGCGACACCGTCCTGCGATTCGCCTTGGACCACCTGAGGGTCAGCATCAGGAACCTGGGGAACCTCCTGGAATACCAGACCCAGAGCGAGTGA
- a CDS encoding HesA/MoeB/ThiF family protein: MASTERYLRQMILPGMGQEGQHKLADSTVGVMGVGGLGSPVSTYLAGAGVGRLILADPQVPDMTNLNRQIMHWEEDVGKVSKPASAAWKLKRFNPQVEVEVHQVEVTPDNIAEVFRGADVIIDCLDSIPPRLVLNDHALQTSTPFVHAAVEGLHGQITVIDKGTPCLRCLFPRVPERKRMFPILGPTAGVFGCLEAAEAIKLLTGIGQPLRSRLLIGDLEHNSWETIEIFPADNCPACGKRR, translated from the coding sequence ATGGCTTCGACCGAACGGTACCTCCGGCAGATGATCCTTCCCGGCATGGGGCAAGAGGGGCAACACAAGCTGGCCGATAGCACCGTGGGGGTCATGGGCGTGGGGGGGCTGGGCAGCCCTGTGTCGACCTATCTGGCAGGAGCGGGGGTGGGGAGGCTGATCCTCGCTGACCCCCAGGTCCCGGACATGACCAACCTGAACCGCCAGATCATGCACTGGGAGGAGGACGTGGGCAAAGTGTCCAAGCCCGCATCCGCTGCCTGGAAGCTCAAGCGCTTCAATCCCCAGGTCGAGGTCGAGGTCCATCAGGTCGAGGTCACTCCGGACAACATCGCCGAGGTCTTCCGAGGCGCCGATGTGATCATCGACTGCCTGGACAGCATCCCGCCGAGGCTCGTGCTCAACGATCATGCCCTGCAGACCTCGACGCCCTTCGTTCACGCCGCTGTCGAAGGTCTGCACGGACAGATCACCGTCATCGACAAAGGGACTCCCTGCCTGCGCTGCCTGTTCCCCCGGGTCCCGGAACGTAAGCGAATGTTCCCCATCCTCGGCCCAACCGCTGGGGTGTTCGGCTGCCTGGAGGCGGCTGAGGCCATCAAGCTGCTGACCGGCATAGGGCAGCCGCTGCGCTCACGGCTGCTGATAGGAGACTTGGAGCACAACAGCTGGGAGACCATCGAGATCTTCCCGGCGGACAACTGCCCGGCTTGTGGAAAAAGGAGATAA
- a CDS encoding DUF835 domain-containing protein, producing the protein MFDGHVGGGSIYSVDVLVAGIVCLGLGIFILKLNPYLKISQVYMIAMCTVAIYASAMFLLHNSGSDSLAHLFTRYVMFSGVLMASAILYLSLYPPYEAQGSWVINKKQSFMALSAAAALAVVLLPNEVVNGEGGYWWSPNISTIVWLVILGLFCVPPILFLNEIWDRTEDERLRRHCTLVSMGLFFPFAFTVMDNFLAWSVMDMHNLLPIGLLTTGFIFAYTIINYKPFGAPQIKSDNDARKAKVAKVTLVSGHCDLVKAKRADASYRMFASEVENGSRGLLITNLHPQQVTERYGPVKAPVMWLSGQPGQDRLDPAALTIIQHTMVDFLQKGSNSVLLLDGLDYLISENQLDKVLKLIYAVRDAVVVSGSKFIVPIDPLAIDAKDLAFIEREFEVIDEPSN; encoded by the coding sequence TTGTTCGACGGACATGTTGGGGGCGGCTCTATCTATTCGGTCGACGTGCTTGTAGCCGGCATAGTATGCCTTGGGCTCGGCATATTCATTTTAAAGCTGAACCCGTACCTCAAGATCTCCCAAGTGTACATGATCGCCATGTGCACGGTGGCCATCTATGCCTCTGCCATGTTCCTCCTTCACAATTCTGGGAGCGACAGCCTCGCCCACCTGTTCACCCGCTACGTGATGTTCTCCGGGGTTCTGATGGCCTCCGCGATCCTATACCTATCACTATACCCCCCCTATGAGGCTCAGGGCTCCTGGGTGATAAATAAGAAGCAGAGCTTCATGGCGCTCTCGGCCGCGGCCGCCCTCGCCGTCGTCCTGCTGCCGAACGAGGTGGTGAACGGAGAGGGCGGTTACTGGTGGTCACCCAACATATCCACCATAGTCTGGTTAGTCATCCTGGGGCTATTCTGCGTACCCCCCATCCTTTTCCTCAATGAGATCTGGGACCGGACCGAGGACGAGAGGCTGAGGCGGCACTGCACCTTGGTCTCCATGGGGCTGTTCTTCCCCTTTGCCTTCACGGTGATGGATAACTTCCTGGCGTGGTCGGTCATGGACATGCATAACCTCCTGCCCATCGGACTGCTGACTACGGGCTTCATCTTCGCGTATACCATCATTAACTACAAACCGTTCGGGGCTCCCCAGATCAAGTCGGACAACGATGCCCGCAAGGCCAAGGTCGCCAAGGTCACCCTGGTGAGCGGCCATTGTGATCTGGTCAAAGCAAAGAGGGCCGATGCTTCCTACCGCATGTTCGCCAGCGAGGTGGAGAACGGCAGCCGTGGGTTGCTCATCACTAATCTCCATCCGCAGCAGGTCACCGAAAGGTACGGCCCGGTTAAGGCGCCCGTGATGTGGCTGTCCGGCCAGCCCGGACAGGATCGCCTGGACCCCGCCGCCCTGACCATAATCCAGCATACCATGGTCGACTTCCTGCAGAAGGGTAGCAACTCCGTGCTGTTGCTGGACGGGCTCGACTACTTGATTTCAGAGAACCAGCTGGACAAGGTGTTGAAGCTCATCTACGCGGTGCGCGACGCGGTGGTGGTATCCGGCTCCAAATTCATTGTTCCTATCGACCCTCTAGCTATAGATGCCAAGGACCTGGCGTTCATCGAGCGGGAGTTCGAGGTCATCGATGAGCCTTCGAATTGA
- a CDS encoding HD domain-containing protein gives MAGSKVIHDCVYGSVKVEDVFLELLERPEMQRMHGVHQLGLAHFVFPGANHTRLEHSLGTYHMASLMARALDLPEDEGRTLLAAALLHDIGHAPFSHTLEEIVHDRSGKDHMDTTTALIRGELPSVGERAQEVLGPIRPIIEVLESNGISSDEVCELIVASRKDPRPGQALLVEGGQAHFGTKRYLSQIISGPLDVDQMDYLKRDAYYTGVAHGTIDVDRLLQTVAVFHGDLVISKNGLAAAEGLMVARALMYTSVYYHKTARIAELMLCKAVEHAPHEVMGDAHLVTDCELASRLKACGGATSRVMTLLDYRRLYKKTVMLPVSGLTDEQLQRLVELSEYRRRKEKEREIAERAGVDESEVLLDIPNRSLLLCEPRIGKTDIPILEGDRVRPLSRYSPLAKAIQSRGVHDWAVMVSTPPRNKEEVERAALKALFG, from the coding sequence GTGGCCGGTTCCAAGGTGATCCATGACTGTGTGTACGGTAGCGTGAAGGTCGAGGACGTCTTCCTTGAGCTTCTAGAACGCCCGGAGATGCAGCGCATGCATGGCGTGCATCAGCTGGGGCTTGCCCACTTCGTGTTCCCCGGAGCGAATCACACTCGCTTGGAGCACTCGCTGGGTACCTATCACATGGCTAGTCTAATGGCGCGTGCCCTTGACCTTCCCGAGGACGAAGGGAGGACCCTGCTGGCCGCCGCCCTCCTACATGACATCGGGCACGCCCCGTTCTCCCACACTTTGGAGGAGATCGTGCACGACCGGTCGGGAAAGGACCATATGGATACGACGACCGCGCTGATCCGGGGGGAGCTACCATCGGTCGGCGAGAGGGCGCAGGAGGTGCTGGGCCCGATCCGTCCGATAATCGAGGTGCTGGAGAGCAACGGCATATCGTCCGATGAGGTGTGCGAGCTCATAGTGGCCTCGCGCAAGGACCCACGACCGGGACAAGCTCTGTTGGTGGAAGGTGGGCAGGCCCATTTCGGGACCAAGCGTTACCTGAGTCAGATAATCTCCGGCCCTCTGGACGTAGACCAGATGGACTACCTCAAGCGGGATGCCTACTACACCGGGGTCGCCCACGGGACAATCGACGTCGATCGTCTGCTGCAGACGGTGGCCGTGTTCCACGGGGATCTGGTCATCAGCAAGAACGGATTGGCCGCGGCCGAGGGCCTCATGGTTGCGAGGGCTCTGATGTATACTTCGGTATATTATCACAAGACCGCCCGCATTGCCGAGCTTATGCTGTGCAAGGCGGTGGAGCATGCTCCCCATGAAGTGATGGGCGACGCCCATCTTGTCACGGACTGCGAGCTGGCTTCCCGGTTAAAGGCCTGCGGGGGGGCAACCTCACGGGTCATGACCCTCCTGGACTACCGTCGGCTGTACAAGAAGACGGTCATGCTGCCGGTATCCGGACTGACCGACGAGCAGCTCCAGCGGCTGGTCGAGCTGTCAGAGTATCGCCGGCGGAAGGAGAAGGAGAGGGAGATCGCCGAGCGGGCCGGCGTCGATGAGTCCGAGGTCCTGCTGGACATACCTAACCGGTCCCTTCTCCTATGCGAGCCCCGGATCGGCAAGACCGACATACCGATCCTGGAAGGGGACAGAGTAAGGCCACTGTCCCGCTACAGTCCGTTGGCTAAGGCCATCCAATCGCGGGGGGTCCACGACTGGGCGGTCATGGTGTCAACCCCTCCGAGGAACAAAGAAGAAGTGGAGCGGGCGGCCCTCAAGGCGCTGTTCGGCTAA
- a CDS encoding DHH family phosphoesterase, producing MTARDEYGFESAAAAAAGMLISSRSVLVVGHIDADGITASAIASTALTRAGIPHEVCSVKKLDETEIARSMEHRAERIWFVDLGSGSLSKLDRERCVITDHHRVDPTAAGEWRGHVNPHLFGIDGSTEISGAGVTYVVAKRMDARNADLSALAVVGAVGDYQEAAEGRLVGYNRAILGDATALRLIAAEKDVRLFGRQTRPVHALLQYSSEPSLMPFIAGGGGRSEATPVDSAEDEDDKMATIDFLEELGIAIDQGDTFRTWSQLSFEEKRTIVSALVARMIDQGKGLPMVRRLIGEVYTLSPDIPGAPPGWLVGPEGTAKGGNGCTWRPSARVLLDAKEFSTLLNACGRHERAEVGMKVCLGNRGEALGTALLQQDDHRRKLREAIDLVKTSPEHGARTVTPRGVELKAVRYFHGGMEIEDTIVGIVTGMLLGSPDFPHDRPLIAFAQAGDGSCTVKVSGRGTRDLTRRGLDLSSAMRTASERVGGTGGGHNIAAGATVPEGREEEFLLAIDLEISSQLSP from the coding sequence ATGACCGCCCGGGACGAGTACGGATTCGAGAGCGCGGCGGCGGCCGCTGCGGGAATGCTCATCTCCTCACGTTCGGTGCTCGTCGTCGGGCATATCGATGCGGATGGCATAACCGCGTCCGCCATCGCCTCCACAGCGTTGACGAGGGCAGGCATACCACACGAGGTATGCTCTGTCAAGAAATTGGACGAAACGGAAATCGCTCGGAGCATGGAACATAGGGCTGAGAGGATATGGTTCGTGGATCTAGGAAGCGGATCGCTCTCCAAACTTGACAGGGAGAGGTGCGTCATCACCGATCATCACCGCGTCGATCCCACGGCAGCGGGAGAGTGGCGGGGGCACGTGAACCCTCACCTCTTCGGCATCGATGGTTCCACCGAGATATCAGGGGCAGGAGTGACATATGTGGTGGCAAAAAGGATGGATGCAAGGAATGCCGACCTCTCCGCCCTCGCTGTCGTCGGAGCGGTGGGTGACTACCAGGAAGCTGCGGAAGGTCGCCTGGTTGGATACAACCGCGCCATCCTCGGCGATGCCACCGCCCTCAGGTTGATCGCCGCAGAGAAGGATGTGAGGTTGTTCGGCCGGCAGACTCGCCCGGTCCACGCTCTTTTGCAGTACTCCTCAGAGCCGTCGCTTATGCCGTTCATTGCCGGGGGAGGGGGACGAAGCGAGGCCACCCCGGTCGACAGCGCGGAGGATGAGGACGATAAAATGGCCACCATCGACTTCCTCGAGGAGCTGGGGATCGCCATCGATCAAGGTGATACTTTCCGCACCTGGAGCCAGCTTAGCTTCGAGGAGAAGAGGACGATCGTCAGCGCCCTGGTCGCCCGCATGATCGACCAAGGCAAGGGTTTGCCTATGGTCCGCCGCTTGATCGGGGAGGTATATACGCTATCGCCTGACATTCCGGGAGCTCCCCCTGGTTGGCTGGTAGGCCCCGAAGGCACCGCCAAGGGGGGCAACGGTTGCACGTGGAGGCCAAGCGCCAGGGTCCTCCTGGACGCGAAGGAGTTCTCCACTCTGCTCAATGCCTGCGGTCGCCATGAGAGGGCCGAAGTAGGAATGAAGGTATGCCTGGGAAACAGGGGGGAGGCATTGGGCACTGCTCTTTTGCAGCAGGACGATCACCGCCGGAAGCTGAGAGAGGCCATCGATCTGGTCAAGACCTCCCCGGAACATGGGGCCAGGACGGTAACTCCCAGGGGCGTGGAGCTGAAAGCGGTGCGTTACTTCCATGGGGGCATGGAGATCGAGGACACCATCGTGGGCATCGTGACCGGTATGTTATTGGGAAGCCCTGATTTCCCTCATGATCGCCCGCTCATCGCCTTCGCCCAGGCCGGGGACGGCAGCTGTACAGTCAAGGTGTCCGGCAGGGGCACCAGGGACCTTACACGGAGGGGGCTCGATCTGTCATCGGCCATGCGCACCGCGTCCGAGCGGGTGGGCGGGACGGGCGGAGGCCATAATATCGCTGCCGGGGCCACGGTGCCCGAGGGCAGGGAGGAGGAGTTCCTCCTGGCCATCGACCTGGAGATCAGCTCACAGCTCAGCCCATGA
- the argF gene encoding ornithine carbamoyltransferase — MKRDVISVLDLREDIEDILSSALELKRKNEKSGQQLKGRTLAMIFEKSSTRTRVSFEVGMLQLGGHSIFLSQKDSQLGRGETVADTAMVLSRFVDGIVYRAFNHDNVVELACKASVPVVNALDNLEHPCQVVADLLTIQEHKGGFEGLKLAYIGDGNNVCNSLALGAALVGMDFVAATPAEYRPDRELLKSAASLAEKKGVSSGVTTSPAEAAKGADIIYTDTWISMGQEAEAQMKERLLMPFQVNRDLMALANRGCLFMHCLPAHRGSEVTADVIDGPHSVVFDQAENRMHAQKAILVKLMG, encoded by the coding sequence ATGAAAAGGGACGTCATTTCGGTGCTGGACCTACGTGAGGATATTGAAGATATCCTCAGCTCGGCCTTGGAGCTGAAGAGGAAGAACGAGAAGAGCGGTCAGCAGCTGAAGGGCAGGACCCTGGCCATGATATTCGAGAAATCCAGCACCCGTACCAGGGTATCCTTCGAGGTAGGGATGCTCCAACTTGGAGGGCATTCCATTTTTCTCAGCCAGAAGGATTCCCAGCTTGGACGGGGGGAGACCGTGGCGGACACCGCAATGGTCCTCAGCCGGTTCGTCGACGGCATCGTGTACCGGGCGTTCAACCACGACAACGTGGTCGAGCTTGCATGCAAGGCCAGCGTGCCGGTGGTCAATGCTCTGGATAACCTCGAGCACCCCTGCCAGGTGGTCGCCGACCTTTTGACCATCCAGGAACACAAGGGAGGTTTCGAAGGCCTGAAGCTGGCCTACATCGGCGACGGCAACAATGTGTGCAACTCCCTGGCCCTGGGAGCCGCCCTGGTGGGCATGGACTTCGTCGCCGCCACCCCTGCGGAGTACCGCCCGGACCGCGAATTGCTGAAGAGCGCCGCGTCCTTGGCCGAAAAGAAAGGGGTCAGCAGCGGGGTCACCACCTCCCCGGCGGAAGCGGCCAAGGGGGCAGATATTATCTACACCGACACCTGGATCTCCATGGGCCAGGAGGCCGAAGCCCAGATGAAGGAGCGCCTTCTCATGCCGTTCCAGGTCAACCGGGACCTCATGGCCCTAGCCAACAGGGGCTGTCTGTTCATGCATTGTCTGCCCGCCCACCGCGGCTCGGAGGTCACCGCCGACGTCATCGACGGGCCGCATAGCGTGGTCTTCGATCAAGCCGAGAACCGCATGCATGCTCAGAAGGCCATCCTGGTCAAGCTCATGGGCTGA
- a CDS encoding ABC transporter permease subunit, which translates to MRYDKLWVVARKDLAEFRTNKYVMYSILLMPLLLAVILPVIYLAPFTMSASNGEPLDVANSTNMTVIAGETVVNGTYSNTIFQRCELTDVIATNCRFEASNLSNCLVRDSFVGNSTLNGSAMFHSNYLNMNSINSTYTGSVDVSGTSEDEAFLLQFINFLLIFFIMIPVIIPTVMASYSFVGEKLNKSLEPLLATPTTDAELLLGKAASIFIPCMLATWLSFIPFVVIVDFLTSSVLGYSPLPDAVWIIGVFVLAPLFCITSIALNVVVSSRVSDVRASQQIGSLVVLPVVVFFVIALAGFFSLGPEIMLLLCGLVLLVDIGITYLSLKTFQRENILVRWK; encoded by the coding sequence GTGAGGTATGACAAACTATGGGTCGTGGCGAGGAAGGACCTCGCTGAGTTCCGCACCAACAAGTACGTGATGTACTCCATCCTGCTGATGCCCCTGTTGCTGGCAGTAATCCTGCCGGTCATCTACCTGGCACCGTTCACCATGTCGGCCAGCAACGGCGAGCCGCTGGATGTCGCCAACTCAACCAACATGACGGTGATCGCCGGGGAAACAGTGGTCAACGGCACGTACTCGAATACCATCTTCCAGCGCTGCGAACTGACCGATGTGATTGCGACCAACTGCAGATTCGAGGCCTCCAACCTCAGCAACTGCCTGGTGCGTGACTCCTTCGTCGGCAACTCCACGCTCAATGGTTCGGCCATGTTCCACTCCAATTATCTTAACATGAACTCCATCAACAGCACGTACACCGGCTCGGTGGATGTCAGCGGTACCTCGGAGGACGAGGCCTTTCTGCTTCAGTTCATCAACTTCCTGCTGATCTTCTTCATTATGATCCCGGTCATCATCCCCACGGTGATGGCCTCCTACTCCTTCGTGGGGGAAAAGCTCAACAAGAGCCTGGAGCCCCTGCTGGCCACTCCCACGACCGACGCCGAGCTCCTCCTGGGCAAAGCCGCCTCCATCTTCATCCCATGTATGCTGGCGACCTGGCTATCGTTCATCCCCTTTGTGGTCATCGTCGACTTCCTGACCTCTTCGGTGCTGGGCTACTCCCCCCTACCGGATGCGGTGTGGATCATCGGAGTGTTCGTTCTCGCTCCCCTGTTCTGCATCACCAGCATCGCTCTGAACGTGGTCGTGTCGTCGAGGGTGAGCGATGTGCGGGCCTCGCAGCAGATCGGCTCCCTGGTCGTACTGCCGGTGGTGGTGTTCTTCGTCATTGCCCTGGCCGGTTTCTTCAGCCTAGGGCCGGAGATCATGCTCCTGCTGTGCGGCCTCGTGCTGCTCGTCGACATCGGGATCACCTACCTCAGCCTGAAGACATTCCAGAGGGAGAACATCCTGGTCCGGTGGAAGTGA
- a CDS encoding RtcB family protein, which yields MGYSGPLEKIDDYRWRIPQSYKTGMRTDAVIFASERMVPSLREDNAPEQAANVAFLPGIVGNAMAMPDIHWGYGFPIGGVAAMDLEEGVISPGGIGFDINCGVRLIRTDLEEKDVRPGIKDLIGTLFKNVPAGVGSEGVVDIASAQIDDILLRGAEWAVDNGYGWPEDLEATEEGGRMKTADPIKVSSKAKQRGVPQIGSLGSGNHFLEVDVVDKVFDTEAAEAFGLREGQITVSVHCGSRGCGHQIATDYLQVMERYIKQSGTQLPDRQLACAPVRSKEGEDYLKAMSCGANFAWANRQMILHWIRQSFEEHFKRDAESMGMHQVYDVAHNIAKVEEHLVDGKKRNVVVHRKGATRAFPRDRPEVPSKYRAVGQPVLIPGDMGNGSYVLVGTDLTMSEAFGSTCHGAGRVMSRNEALRKFTVQGIRDGLSAKGIFLKSATKDGILEEAPEAYKNIESVIDVVVGAGLSRKVARITPIGVMKG from the coding sequence ATGGGATATTCTGGACCGCTTGAGAAGATAGATGATTATCGTTGGAGGATCCCCCAGAGCTACAAGACCGGCATGCGCACCGACGCCGTCATCTTCGCCAGCGAGCGGATGGTTCCCAGCCTCCGGGAGGACAACGCTCCTGAGCAAGCGGCCAATGTGGCCTTCCTTCCGGGCATCGTGGGTAACGCGATGGCTATGCCTGACATCCACTGGGGCTACGGGTTCCCCATCGGCGGGGTCGCGGCCATGGACCTCGAGGAAGGAGTCATTTCACCTGGAGGAATTGGTTTCGACATCAACTGCGGCGTCAGACTGATTCGCACCGATCTGGAAGAGAAGGATGTCCGCCCGGGGATCAAGGACCTTATCGGCACCCTGTTCAAGAACGTCCCCGCCGGGGTCGGCTCGGAGGGGGTGGTGGACATTGCCTCGGCCCAGATCGACGACATACTGCTGCGAGGGGCAGAGTGGGCGGTGGACAACGGCTACGGATGGCCGGAGGACCTGGAAGCCACGGAGGAGGGGGGCCGCATGAAGACCGCCGACCCCATCAAGGTCAGCTCCAAGGCCAAACAGAGAGGGGTTCCCCAGATCGGCTCGCTGGGCTCGGGCAACCACTTCCTGGAGGTGGACGTGGTGGACAAGGTTTTCGATACTGAGGCCGCAGAAGCCTTCGGGCTGAGGGAGGGTCAGATCACCGTTTCCGTCCACTGCGGTTCCCGAGGATGCGGGCATCAGATCGCCACCGACTATCTGCAGGTGATGGAGAGGTACATCAAACAGAGCGGGACGCAGCTTCCTGACCGTCAGCTGGCCTGCGCTCCGGTACGGTCCAAGGAGGGCGAGGATTACCTCAAGGCGATGTCCTGCGGGGCCAATTTCGCGTGGGCCAACCGGCAGATGATACTCCACTGGATCAGACAGTCCTTCGAGGAGCATTTCAAGCGGGACGCCGAGAGCATGGGCATGCACCAGGTATACGATGTGGCGCACAACATCGCCAAGGTCGAGGAACATCTCGTGGATGGTAAGAAGCGCAATGTCGTCGTCCACCGGAAGGGCGCCACCCGTGCGTTCCCCCGTGACCGCCCAGAGGTCCCGTCCAAGTACCGTGCGGTCGGCCAGCCGGTCCTCATTCCGGGAGACATGGGCAACGGCAGTTATGTCCTGGTGGGCACCGACCTGACGATGTCCGAGGCGTTCGGCTCGACCTGCCACGGCGCCGGGCGGGTAATGTCCAGGAACGAGGCGCTGCGCAAGTTCACCGTGCAGGGTATCCGCGATGGACTATCGGCCAAGGGGATATTCCTCAAGTCTGCGACCAAGGATGGCATACTGGAGGAGGCCCCGGAGGCCTACAAGAACATCGAGTCGGTCATCGACGTGGTGGTGGGTGCCGGTCTCTCTCGCAAAGTGGCCCGGATCACTCCCATCGGCGTGATGAAGGGTTAG
- a CDS encoding PUA domain-containing protein — protein MSEIRIRKRHRLREKEIKALDEEIKARLGVEVFLPGEAVDRGESSEYDVLFIGNQVQGIVYQGKAFLTVRGLLKHPATKAFVTVDMGAVPYVTKGADVMGPGIVDADPSIMPGDLVWVKDIKNGRPLMIGEALISGEQMGTKSPGKAIKSIHFVADKLWKVDEDS, from the coding sequence ATGAGCGAGATAAGGATCAGGAAGCGCCACCGGCTCAGGGAGAAGGAGATCAAAGCTCTTGACGAGGAGATCAAAGCTCGGCTGGGAGTGGAGGTGTTCCTGCCCGGAGAGGCGGTAGACAGGGGCGAGAGCTCCGAGTACGACGTCCTGTTCATCGGCAACCAGGTGCAGGGCATCGTCTACCAGGGAAAAGCCTTCCTGACGGTCAGGGGGCTGCTCAAGCACCCCGCTACCAAGGCTTTCGTGACCGTGGACATGGGTGCCGTGCCCTACGTCACCAAGGGCGCGGACGTTATGGGCCCGGGCATAGTGGACGCCGACCCATCGATCATGCCCGGTGACCTGGTTTGGGTGAAGGACATCAAGAACGGCCGCCCTCTGATGATAGGGGAGGCGCTGATCTCCGGCGAGCAGATGGGGACCAAGTCCCCCGGGAAGGCGATCAAGAGCATCCACTTCGTAGCGGACAAGCTGTGGAAAGTGGACGAGGACAGTTGA
- a CDS encoding GNAT family N-acetyltransferase, which produces MFYTGRQHWAQGFLPKKAWSPKGVKSVSSDRSDPADLPLDIEVRAYLEGDETAIVPFLENVMGWPATSTTVDHLEHWRWKFLGNPLGFHLVCVALNGDSVISHSASMPVRMKVGDRTIIASQGVDLCTDPAFRGAGLIGRTMKCRNGMKDHHNVELDFGFPNWASYNLSVTKQGFKDLGIVMLQHRYIIDEEQFFKKVRFGSIKRLGYSSYQILRRSLGPRVDVGGGITLGQEGEMGSEFDELYLRASEDFDVMIVRDSAYLNWRYCDPRSGDFIVRTARHDGRLVGYMVMREESKDGSRFLNIVDCLADPRSPDVIPLLLMDCITLAKGMLIETVLCCLPEGHPYGKQMTEVGFLSQVRYTGDHEMKVIALERAGAGPLMASLTRKGLRAHIMLGDTDWV; this is translated from the coding sequence ATGTTTTATACCGGCCGTCAACACTGGGCACAAGGTTTTTTACCCAAAAAGGCATGGTCTCCAAAGGGTGTTAAATCGGTTTCGTCGGATAGGTCCGATCCTGCGGACCTCCCACTAGACATAGAGGTCCGTGCCTATCTGGAAGGTGATGAGACAGCGATAGTGCCGTTCCTAGAGAACGTCATGGGCTGGCCCGCCACCAGCACGACCGTGGACCATCTGGAGCATTGGAGATGGAAATTCCTGGGTAACCCTCTAGGGTTCCACCTGGTGTGCGTGGCCCTGAACGGGGACAGCGTTATCTCCCACTCCGCGTCCATGCCCGTTCGCATGAAGGTCGGGGATAGAACGATAATCGCCTCTCAGGGCGTGGACCTGTGCACCGATCCCGCCTTCCGGGGGGCGGGGCTCATCGGCCGTACCATGAAGTGCCGCAACGGCATGAAGGACCACCACAATGTGGAACTGGACTTTGGGTTCCCCAACTGGGCCTCCTATAACCTCAGCGTGACCAAGCAGGGGTTCAAGGACCTGGGCATTGTCATGCTTCAGCATCGCTACATCATCGATGAGGAGCAGTTCTTCAAGAAGGTCCGTTTCGGTTCCATCAAGCGTCTGGGGTATTCCAGCTACCAGATCCTCCGCCGATCCCTGGGCCCCCGGGTTGACGTGGGAGGCGGTATCACCTTGGGCCAGGAAGGTGAGATGGGGAGCGAGTTCGATGAGCTGTACCTCCGGGCCAGCGAGGATTTCGATGTCATGATCGTCCGGGATAGCGCCTACCTCAACTGGAGGTATTGCGACCCCCGCTCTGGGGACTTCATCGTCCGCACCGCCCGCCACGACGGGCGGCTGGTCGGATACATGGTCATGCGCGAAGAATCCAAGGACGGCTCCCGGTTCCTGAACATCGTGGACTGCCTAGCCGACCCTCGATCACCGGATGTCATACCCCTGCTGTTGATGGACTGCATAACGTTGGCCAAGGGCATGCTCATCGAGACCGTATTGTGCTGTCTGCCGGAGGGGCATCCTTACGGGAAGCAGATGACCGAGGTCGGGTTCCTTTCCCAGGTCCGGTACACGGGAGATCACGAGATGAAGGTAATCGCTCTGGAGCGAGCAGGGGCAGGTCCCCTCATGGCCAGCCTGACCAGGAAGGGGCTGCGGGCCCACATCATGCTCGGCGACACCGATTGGGTGTGA
- the sepF gene encoding cell division protein SepF produces MALLNRKPFSKNKEDVQTVETDQYIDLGAMYFEEEASAGGKGMVKLAEIYRYEDLADLTQPVYDGNVLILDYANIANDTDTLKRITSELKAVARDNSGDVAAIGHDLIVVTPRGLKIDRNKIRGGFR; encoded by the coding sequence ATGGCTCTACTCAACAGGAAGCCTTTTAGCAAGAACAAGGAAGACGTACAGACCGTGGAGACGGACCAATACATTGACCTCGGGGCCATGTACTTCGAGGAGGAGGCCTCCGCGGGCGGAAAGGGAATGGTCAAGCTCGCTGAGATATACCGCTATGAGGACCTCGCCGACCTTACCCAGCCAGTATACGATGGCAACGTTCTGATCCTTGATTACGCAAATATTGCGAACGATACCGACACTCTCAAGAGGATCACCAGTGAACTCAAGGCGGTCGCCAGGGACAACAGCGGCGATGTGGCGGCCATCGGGCATGACCTGATCGTGGTCACCCCACGGGGCTTGAAGATCGACCGCAACAAGATCCGGGGCGGCTTCCGGTAA